From Equus quagga isolate Etosha38 chromosome 3, UCLA_HA_Equagga_1.0, whole genome shotgun sequence, one genomic window encodes:
- the NSG1 gene encoding neuronal vesicle trafficking-associated protein 1, producing the protein MVKLGNNFAEKGTKQPLLEDGFDTIPLMTPLDVNQLQFPPPDKVVVKTKTEYEPDRKKGKARAPKIAEFTVSITEGVTERFKVSVLVLFALAFLTCVVFLVVYKVYKYDRACPDGFILKSTQCIPEGLESYYAEQDSNAREKFYTVINHYNLAKQSITRSVSPWMSVLSEEKLSEQETEAAEKSA; encoded by the exons ATGGTGAAGTTGGGGAACAATTTCGCGGAGAAGGGCACCAAGCAGCCGCTGCTGGAGGATGGCTTCGACACCATCCCCCTGATGACGCCCCTCGATGTCAATCAGCTGCAGTTTCCGCCCCCGGATAAG GTGGTCGTGAAGACTAAGACCGAATATGAACCTGACCGCAAGAAAGGCAAAGCGCGGGCTCCCAAGATAGCCGAGTTCACCGTCAGCATCACCGAGGGCGTCACCGAGAGGTTTAAG GTCTCCGTGCTGGTCCTCTTTGCTCTGGCTTTCCTCACCTGTGTCGTCTTCCTGGTTGTCTACAAGGTGTACAAGTATGACCGCGCCTGCCCCGATGGCTTCATCCTCAAG AGCACCCAGTGCATTCCAGAAGGCTTGGAGAGCTACTATGCGGAGCAAGACTCCAACGCCCGGGAGAAATTTTACACCGTCATAAACCACTACAACCTGGCCAAGCAGAGCATCACCCGCTCGGTGTCGCCGTGGATGTCCGTTCTGTCGGAAGAGAAGCTGTCGGAACAGGAGACGGAAGCTGCGGAGAAGTCGGCCTAG